The DNA sequence TGCCGATCACGATGCCCTTCTGGCTGTCGCGCTCCACGTAAAGCACCGCGTGCACGTCGATGAGGTCGTCCCGGTCTTCGCGCTGTTCGATCTCCTCGATGACCACGGCCAGCGAGTGCGGCAACTCGTCTCGCACACCCTCGAGCGCGGCTTCCCGGATGAGCTCGGCCATCAGCACTTCTTCCGGCTCGTCGGTGAGTTCACCGTCGGGGTAGAACGCCGGGCCGGGCGGCAGCTGGCCGGCCAGCACGTCGATCAGGACGTCGACCTGCTGGCCGGTGGTGGCCGACACCGGGACGATCTCGGCGGCGGTGTCCCCGACCAGTTCGTGCACGGCGATGAGCTGTTCGGCCACTTTGTCTTTGGCCACTTTGTCGATCTTGGTGACGATCACGACCAGCGTGGTCCGGGGCGCCACGGCCCGGATCTGTTCGTAGATCCACCGATCACCGGGGCCGATCGGTTCGTCGGCCGGGATGCACAGGCCGATGACGTCGACCTCGGAGTAGGTGTCGCGCACCAGGTCGTTGAGGCGCTTGCCCAGCAGGGTGCGCGGCCGGTGCAGCCCGGGGGTGTCGACCAGGACGATCTGGAACTGCTCGCGGTGCACGATGCCACGGATGGTGTGCCGGGTGGTCTGCGGCCGGTTGGAGGTGATCGCGACCTTGGCACCCACCAGGGCGTTGGTCAGCGTCGACTTGCCGGTGTTCGGACGACCGACGAAACAGACGAAGCCGGAACGGAATTCGTCGCTCACTGCGGCGTCCCGGCCCGGTCGGTGACGATGACGGCCGCCTGCGGCGAGAGTTCCCGCACGGCCGCCACACCGTCGTCGTCGGCGCTGCCGCCCAGCAGGACCGCCGCCTCCAGACCTGTCGCACCGCTGGACACCGCGGCGGCCACGGCGGCCTGCAACGCGGTCAGCTGCAGCGCCGCCAGCGCCACGGGGGCACCGGCATAGGTGCGTCCGTCCAGATCGCGCACCGCCGCGCCCTGGGCGGCCTCGGCCCGGGCCATCGCGCCACGGGCGAGCACCACCAGTTTGGCGTCTTCGGCGTCGAGCTCAGTCATCGGTCACCTCGTTCTCCCGTTCCGTTCTGCTCACCAGAACGGTTTCGATCCGCACCCGGCCACGGTGGTCGCGGCCGCCCTCGGCGCGCAGCCGCAGCCCGTGCGACTCCACTTCGGCGCCGGGCAGCGGGACGCGACCCAGCTCCAGGGCCACCAGCCCGCCGACGGTGTCGACGTCGAGATCCTCTTCGAACTCGACGTCGTAGAGCTCACCGACGTCCTCGATCGGCAGCCGCGCCGACACCCGGAACGTGTTGTCGCCCAACTCCTCCACCGGAGCCACCTCGTGGGTGTCATACTCGTCGGCGATCTCGCCGACGATCTCCTCGAGGACGTCTTCGATGGTGACCAGCCCGGCGATGGCGCCGTACTCGTCGACCAGCAGGGCCATGTGGTTGCGATCGCGCTGCATCTCACGCAGCAGTTCGTCGAGTGGCTTGGAGTCCGGGACGAACACCGCGGGGCGCATCACCTCGGAGACCGTGGTGTCGCGCCCGCTGTTGGTCGAGTAATAGGTGCGCTGCACAAGATCTTTGAGGTAGACCACGCCGATGACGTCGTCGACGTTCTCACCGATCACCGGGATCCGGGAGTGACCGCTGCGCACCGCCAACGACGTGGCTTGACCGGCAGTCTTGTCGCTCTCGATCCACACCATCTCGGTGCGCGGCACCATGACCTCACGGGCCGGGGTGTCGCCGAGTTCGAACACCGACTGGATCATCCGGCGCTCGTCGTCGGCCACCACACCGCGCTGCTGGGCCAGGTCCACGACCTCGCGCAGCTCGATCTCGGAGGCGAACGGCCCGTTGCGGAAGCCGCGACCCGGTGTGACGGCGTTGCCGAGCAGGATCAGCAGCCGGCTGATCGGCGTGAGCAGTACCGAGATCGCTTGCAGCGGAACCGCCGACGCCAGCGCGATCGTGTACGCGTTCTGCCGCCCGACGGTGCGCGGTCCCACCCCGATCACCACGAAGCTGGCGATCGTCATGATGCCCGCAGCAGCCACCAGACCCCAGGTCAACCCCAGGTCATCCCACAGGAAGGCGACCAGCAGCACGGTGGCGGCCGACTCGCAGGCGATACGCAGCAGGACGACGAGGTTGATGTAGCGCGGCCGCTCGGCCATCACCCGAGCCAGCCGCAGCGCCCCGGGGCGTTCGTCGCGCACCAGTTCCTCGACGCGGGCCACCGATACGGTGCTGATCGCGGCGTCGATGGCGGCGAACAGGCCGCCCATCGCGATGAGGGCGATAGCGCCCAGGAGCGGGCCGAGTCCGGTCACGGTTCGTCGAAATACCGCGACTTGTCGAGCAGTCGCCGGTCCTTCTCGTTCTGGCGGTCGTGGTGGTAGGACTCCACCTGTTCGGCCACCCACTCCTCGAGCAGCTGACGTTGCAGGGCGAACATCTCTCTTTCCTCGTCCGGCTCGGCGTGGTCGTAGCCGAGCAGGTGCAGCACACCGTGCACGGTCAGCAGCGCCAGTTCTTGGCCGAGGGTGTGACCGGCTGCGGCGGCCTGCCCGGCGGCGAACTCCGGGCACAGCACGATGTCACCGAGCATCGACGGGCCGGGCTCCGGCGCATCGGGCCGCCCCCCGGGCTCGAGCTCGTCCATCGGGAAACTCATCACGTCGGTGGGGCCGGGCAGGTCCATCCACCGCATGTGCAGATCGGCCATCGCGTTGGTGTCGAGCAACACCATCGACAGTTCGGCGGCCGGGTTGACGTCCATCTTGCGGATCACGAAGCGGGCGACGCTGATCAGTTCCTCTTCGGAAACGTCGAGGCCGGATTCGTTGGATACCTCGATGGTCATGGTGTGGCCTGCCGCCTAACGTCGGGGCGAGCGCCGTTGCGCCCGGTTCATCAGAGCCGGTTGTTCGGCCTTGGCGTATGCGTCGACGATCTCGGAGACCAGCCGGTGGCGCACCACGTCGGCACTGGTGAGCTGGGCGAAGTGGATATCGTCGATTCCATCGAGGATCTCCGCGGCCGCACGAAGACCGGACTTGGCGCCACCGGGCAGGTCGACCTGCGTAACATCGCCCGTCACAACGATTTTCGAGCCGAATCCGAGCCTGGTCAGGAACATCTTCATCTGTTCGGCAGTGGTGTTCTGCGCCTCGTCGAGAATGATGAAGGCATCATTGAGGGTGTTGTGGGTAAGCAGGAAGTCCTCAGTGACATAAAGCGAATCCTCGGCTGCGACACGGATGCAGACGGCCTCTTCAGTGCCCGCAGGTTCGATGCTGTGGATATAGCGCTTCGGGTGACCGCCCCCGGTCGCGTCATACTTCGCGGCCTTGCGGGCCAATCGGAATGGAGCAAGGCCCTCCGGCAGTCGAATGTCGACGACATGTGCATCAGACCGGTATGCGACCGCTCTCCCGCGAGCAAGGCCGGGCTTGCGACCCTCGGCCTTACGGGTGCGGCAGTAGGCGATGCCGCCGAGCGAACGGACCAGAAAGATGACGTCATCCCGAAGCTGGTCAGAGACCGTGGCGTATTGGATCCGGCATGTGCGACCCAGCTGCGTAACGGGACCCCCGTCGGTGTCAAGCAATCCCTGTAGCACCGCGAGTCGAATGTCGGCGGAGTTGAGTAGGTAGTCCTCCGGGACGAACTTGGTACTCGATCGTCTGCCGTCAAGTCCGAGGCGGCGCATCGCTCCAGTAACGGGATTCTCGATTGTGATCACGTCGCCGGGTTTCCGGATCCGGTTAAGGACGTAATCGACCTCGGTCTTCTGCCGTGCTTGGACGCCGGGGATGAGGTCAGTCAGCGCCTGCGCCAGTTCGGGATCTGTGGTGGCGAACGTCGGTGTGGCTCGGCAACTGAAGCAGCCGTCACCCAGCAGGAGTCCCAACGCATATGGGTCGAGCGGTACCGAGCGGGACTCGAATGCAACAGGCGCACCGAGTAGCGGCAACTCGTAGCGATGGGCATGCGCTGCCCAAAGGTTGCCAATCATTTCCTTGGTCTCGAGCACCCTGGCGGGCCGATTTCGGCGTCGGTCACTTGCGGTATAGACCGCCCACAGGTGGTCACCGGATGCGAGGGTTGACGATCCGTCCTGGGTGTGGACCCGGTAGATCTCTTTGAAACCCTGGGGATAGGTCCCGAGGACCTCGGTCGGGCTGCCATTCGAGCCGATGACGAAGTCGCCGACCACAAGCTCACCGATCGGACGGAAGCCGGCGGGCGTCAACACTTTAGTGGACAGGGGCTGCGCGCGACCCCGCATATAGGCCAGGGGCGCAACCTCGATCACGCCGGCGGCCATCAGCTTCGGGATGGCCGCGGGATCCATCATGTCGTGCAGCGCATCGTAGAGCGGCCGCAGATACGGGTCGATCTTCTCGCTCAGCGTGCCCGGCAGAAAGCCAAGGCGCTCACCGGCTTCCACCGCAGGGCGGGTCAGGATGATCCGGTTGACCTGCTTGGTCTGCAGTGCGCTGACGGCCTTGGCCATCGCCAGATAGGTCTTGCCGGTACCGGCCGGGCCGATGCCGAACACGATGGTGTTGGCGTCGATGGCATCGACGTAGCGTTTCTGGTTGAGCGTCTTGGGCCGGATGGTCTTGCCGCGCCGGGACAGGATGTCCAGGCTCAGCACCTCGGCCGGGGATTCGTCGTCGGCCCCGGACACCATGGCCACGCTGCGGCGGACCGCGTCGGGGGTCAGGCTCTGGCCGCCGGCGACGATCGCGATCAATTCGGAGATGACCCGCTCGGCCAGTGCGACGTCGGCGGCGTCACCGGCCATCGAGACGGTGTTGCCGCGCACGTGGACGTCGGCCGACAGGCTCTTCTCCAGGGTGCGCAAATTCTCGTCGGCAGAACCCAGAAGGCCCACCACGAGGTCGGGCGGAACAGTCATGCTGCTGCGCACCTGGCTGTGATCAGGGCGAGCAGCGGTCGTCTCGCGGGGCGTCACGTGGTCTTCGAAGCCTGCTTTCTGGGTTTTTCCGACGGGGTCAGAAACCCCAGTTTACCGCTCTGCCCGACGACGCACCCGCGGGTTTGCTGGCACCAGGTCAGGACGGCAGCGCCCAGCGGTCGGTGAGGACGCCGAGGGCTCCCAGCGCGACCGCCGCCGCGGTGGACGTCCGCAGCACCGTGGGCCCGAGCCGGACCGTGCGGGCACCGGCAGCCGTCAGGGCGGCCAGCTCCTCGTCGCTGATCCCGCCCTCCGGACCGACGATCAGGACGATCGAATCTGCTTGGGCGACCGGCATTTCCGCGAAGGCCAGCGGACCTGACTCATGCAGCGCCAGCACCACTGCGCCCCCGCCGACCCGGTCAGCCACCAGTGCGGCCAGGGCCGTCGTGGTCAACGGCCCGGCGACCTCGGGGATCCACGGCCGGCGCGACTGCCGGGCCGCCGACTTGGCCACCGCGCGCCACCGGCGCAGCCCTTTCTCGGCACGCTCACCGTCCCAGCGCGCCACGCACCGGGCGGCCTGCCAGGCGACGAACCCGTCGGCGCCGGCCTCGGTGGCCAGTTCGACGGCCAGTTCCGAGCGCTCCGACTTGGGGATGGCCTGCACGACGGTCACCGCGGGAACCGGCGGCGCGGCGTCCCAGCGTTCCAGCACCGTGGCCGTCAGCCCGCGCTTGGTCGCCGTTTCGACTTCACAGCGGGCCAGCGCCCCGGCACCGTCGGAGAGCACCAGGATCTCGCCGGGCCGGATCCGGCGCACCGTGGCGGCATGAAAGCCCTCGTCTCCCTCGACGGCGGCGCGCTGGCCGACGGCCGGGACGGTGTCGGTGTA is a window from the Mycolicibacterium anyangense genome containing:
- a CDS encoding 16S rRNA (uracil(1498)-N(3))-methyltransferase, with the protein product MADTLFYTDTVPAVGQRAAVEGDEGFHAATVRRIRPGEILVLSDGAGALARCEVETATKRGLTATVLERWDAAPPVPAVTVVQAIPKSERSELAVELATEAGADGFVAWQAARCVARWDGERAEKGLRRWRAVAKSAARQSRRPWIPEVAGPLTTTALAALVADRVGGGAVVLALHESGPLAFAEMPVAQADSIVLIVGPEGGISDEELAALTAAGARTVRLGPTVLRTSTAAAVALGALGVLTDRWALPS
- the era gene encoding GTPase Era gives rise to the protein MSDEFRSGFVCFVGRPNTGKSTLTNALVGAKVAITSNRPQTTRHTIRGIVHREQFQIVLVDTPGLHRPRTLLGKRLNDLVRDTYSEVDVIGLCIPADEPIGPGDRWIYEQIRAVAPRTTLVVIVTKIDKVAKDKVAEQLIAVHELVGDTAAEIVPVSATTGQQVDVLIDVLAGQLPPGPAFYPDGELTDEPEEVLMAELIREAALEGVRDELPHSLAVVIEEIEQREDRDDLIDVHAVLYVERDSQKGIVIGKGGARLKEVGTVARTQIEKLLGTKVYLDLRVKIAKNWQRDPKQLGRLGF
- the ybeY gene encoding rRNA maturation RNase YbeY, encoding MTIEVSNESGLDVSEEELISVARFVIRKMDVNPAAELSMVLLDTNAMADLHMRWMDLPGPTDVMSFPMDELEPGGRPDAPEPGPSMLGDIVLCPEFAAGQAAAAGHTLGQELALLTVHGVLHLLGYDHAEPDEEREMFALQRQLLEEWVAEQVESYHHDRQNEKDRRLLDKSRYFDEP
- a CDS encoding cytidine deaminase; the encoded protein is MTELDAEDAKLVVLARGAMARAEAAQGAAVRDLDGRTYAGAPVALAALQLTALQAAVAAAVSSGATGLEAAVLLGGSADDDGVAAVRELSPQAAVIVTDRAGTPQ
- a CDS encoding hemolysin family protein, translated to MTGLGPLLGAIALIAMGGLFAAIDAAISTVSVARVEELVRDERPGALRLARVMAERPRYINLVVLLRIACESAATVLLVAFLWDDLGLTWGLVAAAGIMTIASFVVIGVGPRTVGRQNAYTIALASAVPLQAISVLLTPISRLLILLGNAVTPGRGFRNGPFASEIELREVVDLAQQRGVVADDERRMIQSVFELGDTPAREVMVPRTEMVWIESDKTAGQATSLAVRSGHSRIPVIGENVDDVIGVVYLKDLVQRTYYSTNSGRDTTVSEVMRPAVFVPDSKPLDELLREMQRDRNHMALLVDEYGAIAGLVTIEDVLEEIVGEIADEYDTHEVAPVEELGDNTFRVSARLPIEDVGELYDVEFEEDLDVDTVGGLVALELGRVPLPGAEVESHGLRLRAEGGRDHRGRVRIETVLVSRTERENEVTDD